From the genome of Suricata suricatta isolate VVHF042 chromosome 3, meerkat_22Aug2017_6uvM2_HiC, whole genome shotgun sequence, one region includes:
- the SPATA45 gene encoding spermatogenesis-associated protein 45 has product MTSINRTNEIIKKLKASKHLLEEINEQRESNCFVERSNQVSLLRVQKRHFSGAYQSFTHTQIKEPVPDSGRSSWIKLSLLVHTEKKHFPAKNNAIFG; this is encoded by the exons ATGACTTCTATAAACAGAaccaatgaaataattaaaaaacttaaagcaaGCAAACATCTCCTGGAGGAGATAAACGAACAGCGCGAATCCAACTGCTTTGTGGAAAGAAGCAATCAAGTCAGTTTACTGAGAGTTCAAAAGAGGCATTTCAGTGGTGCCTACCAGTCCTTTACTCACACCCAAATCAAAGAACCTGTTCCTGACAGTGGCAGGAGCTCCTGGATCAAGCTGAGTCTCCTTGTTCACACGGAGAAAAAGCACTTTCCTGCAAAAA ATAATGCCATATTTGGATAA